AATGGTGAGAGTTGCCCCTCCCACTGCCCAAAGCATGGGCGAAGACCACCAATAATCTTCAGTTTGTGGCTTGAATACTTCTGCTGTTGCAAGTTTTTGGCTATTTTGTTGGGCTAATTGCATCTGCTGGTTATTCCAATTTTGGTATTGGAACTGGAGTTGTTGGTTTTGCGCTCTCAGCTGCTCGTTATCGCTTTTTAAACGTTCCAACTGCATATTCAGCCGTTCCATTTCCACACGCTGCTCTGGATTAGCCTGGGCAGACGGTTGATTGGGATTAGGATAATATGGATTCACCCCGTAAGGCGGATACATTGGGGTTTGCGGCATCATCGGCAGAGCTAGATTAGCCGGCATCTGCGGCGAAGAAACAGCGAAATTACTTTGCATGGGACTATCTGCGCCCCTGAGCATTACAAGCGCAGCCAGCCCAGCTACGGCGACTCCGCCGATAAATGCCATACTCTCACTCATCGCCTTTGCTCCTCTATCACTTGTGACTGACTCACTCTCACACTCATTATTATTCGCCTACTCAACGTCACATAAAACTCAACTATAAGCGACCGGACTAGCTAGTTTTTTTACAGCCTACTGTGTGCTGTTAATATTCAAAACTATATTCGCTAAATTGTCCACCAAATCATGGTAAAAAAACAACGCTGTTATCTTTTTTAATCTACTTTTTCCTTTTGAGCAAGTTAAGCATTTGTGCTGCTGTCAGTTGTCTTAATGGCATCCTTGAGACTTTGACAAAATTCAGCGATCGCTTTTAGTCCTTGCTCTGGTGTACCCTCTGCTAGACGGTTGACAAAGGCACTACCCACAATTGCCGCATCTGCTCCCCATTCTTTGACTTGACGAGCTTGTGCAGCTTCGGAGATGCCAAAGCCGACTCCGATGGGTTTATCTGTAAAACTACGAACTTGCTGAAGTAAATCTGATACTCGTGATTCCATTTGAGTCCGCATCCCGGTGACACCAGTGACACTGACCAAATAAATAAATCCTTGGGAAGAACGAGCGATCGCTTCTATCCGTTGGGCCGAGCTGGTAGGAGCCACTAACAAAGTTAAGTCTATCCCCATTTCACTAGCTGGTTTGAGCAAGCCTGCTGCTTCCTCTAGAGGCAAATCCGGGACTACTAAGCCTGATACCCCAGCTGCCGCAATTTGTTCCAGAAACTTGTCAACGCCCCGGTACAAAATGGGATTGTAGTAAGTAAACAGGATAATCGGCGATCGCAAACTCGGAGTAGTAGCTTGCAGCATTTCCAACACCTGTTCCAATTTTGTCCCTCGTTGCAAAGCGCGGGTAGCAGCCGCTTGAATCACTGGTCCATCTGCGAGAGGATCGGAATAAGGCACACCGAGTTCAATAATATCTGCTCCATGAGTATCCAGAACTTGCAATGCTGCTGCTGTTGTCGCTAAATCTGGATCTCCAGCAGTAATAAACGGAATCAAAGCGCACTCTCGATTTCGTCCCAAGGTGTTAAAGCAATCAGAAATCGCGGTCATGATGCAAAAATTAGGAATCAGTGGTCAATGGTCAGTTACCAAACAACAAATAACTGACCATTGATAACTTTACACTTGACTTTGTGATTCTTGTGCGATTTCTGCCTGAATTTTTGCTAGTTCTTCGGGAGTAAGTTCATCCAGCCGTTGTTGGAGAAAGGCTTGTTCATATTGTTCGCGTTGTTCATGGTAGGTCATTTTATTTCCCACCGCGCGGAATATGTAAGAAGCTAACCAGCCAAGCAAGCCACTCACCAGTAAGACTTGGCTCCAGATTCCAGCTTGTTGACCATCTAAACCCACTAGCTGTAATCCTACATATCCCAAACCACCAGCAATAAAAACACCCAAGCCAATTCCAATAGCGTCAATGCGTCGCATGAGAGTTATGACCTACCAATCTTTTTACACTTCAATTTGTCGCGGCCGGGGTCGAAGATTCACAAAAGGTGATAAAACTAACAACCCAGGCAAGAAGAAAAACACCATAAAATACATCACAGTCCGCTCAATGGAGCTAGCTACATACCAGCGCTGCTTGAGGTACAGCATCACAGCAACAGGGATTGCTAACAGGTAAGCTCCAGCCAGAGCCAGATACAGCAGGGCTACAATCATCGATTTTCTCTCTTTTAAGTGGACAAGAGCATTCAGTGCATCTATTTTCCATCATAGGCTGAACCACTCCGCAAGGCGGAAGTCAAAAGTCAAAAGTCAAACAATTTTAGATTTTAGATTTTAGATTTTAGATTGATTCCACAGATAAATCTGGGGGCTTGTACCATTAAGGAAGTATTGGTCAAAAGTCAAAAGTCAAAAAACTTATTCTATCTATAGGTTTTTTCTCGCCATGCTGTATTGGGCTATCTGGATCAAAACGAATATGTGATTTTTACCAGATGTGGGAAAATTTGTTTGGATATTTCTGATACGTATGCTACAATTGCAAAGGCACTAAGAAAGAATTGCTGAAGTCAAGCAAAGTTGAAGATCCTAAACCCAGATAAAATCAGAAGCAACAGCAGACACTTCCAAATCTGGAAAAAACTTTTCAATTTAGTTGTACAAAAGACGCAATTGATGCTAAATTAGGCAGGAGTTATTTGCTGCCTAAAGCAAAAGTGGCTCCCAATAAATATGGGGGTGTGGCGGAATGGTAGACGCTACGGACTTAGAAAACTGAGCCTTGATCGAGAAATCTTTCAAGTGGAAGCTCTCAAATTCAGGGAAACCTAAATCTGTTCACAGATATGGCAATCCTGAGCCAAGCCGAAACAAGTACTGAGTGTTAAAACTCATAACTAATCGGAAGGTGCAGAGACTCGACGGGAGCTACCCTAACGTTAAGCCGAGGGTAAAGGGAGAGTCCAATTCTCAAAGCCGAAGGTTGTTAAAACCTGGCAGCAGTGAAAGCTGCGGGAGAATGAAAATCCGTTGACCGTAATAGGTCGTGTGGGTTCAAGTCCCTCCACCCCCACTGAAAAAGCTAACATACAAGATGACCTGCCTAGATGAACATAGGCAGGTTTAATTGTTTAAATGACTTTCCCCAGGCGTTCGTCTAGGGAAGCTAGGGCTGCACCAGCAGTTTCAGCAATAATACTAATCAGACGATAGGAAGCGATCGCACTAATGATAACAGCAGATGGAAAGCGATGCTGCAAAAGTGCGATCGCCGTGACCTCAAATACACCCAACCCACCAGGCGCACCCGGAACCACTAAACCCAACAACCAAGCAAAGCTAAAAGCCCCTAGTAAGAGAGGCAATTGGCTAAAATTCAATGGAGTTAGGGCAAACACAGTTAAAATAAACCCAGTCCCACGCAAGATTAAAAAACCTAATTCCCCTAACAAAGGTCTGAGAGGATAGCGTTTAACTTTGAAAGGAATACTAGGCTGAGTATTCACAGCAGACCTTTTCACCTTTAATTTGTAGACAAAGCGAATCGCTGGATTCAAAAACCGGGGATGAACGGCACAAAGTACCACAGCCAAACTCAAAAATTGTAAGATTTGTAGAGACAGAGTAGTATAAGTAGCTGCAAATTGGCTTCCGAAGATCACAATCATGATTAAAGCCGCAGCCACCATCAGTAGAGGTTCGAGCAACACACTTAAGGTAGCAGCACCAGCAGGGATATTAGCATTT
This window of the Nodularia sp. LEGE 06071 genome carries:
- a CDS encoding heterocyst differentiation related protein, encoding MSESMAFIGGVAVAGLAALVMLRGADSPMQSNFAVSSPQMPANLALPMMPQTPMYPPYGVNPYYPNPNQPSAQANPEQRVEMERLNMQLERLKSDNEQLRAQNQQLQFQYQNWNNQQMQLAQQNSQKLATAEVFKPQTEDYWWSSPMLWAVGGATLTIGGGVVVAGVLALFSPRQRPTRTVQVMHPYHGSTHPLAPVRRAEFLPSPRMEARRVEAPEYDEMH
- the trpA gene encoding tryptophan synthase subunit alpha, which produces MTAISDCFNTLGRNRECALIPFITAGDPDLATTAAALQVLDTHGADIIELGVPYSDPLADGPVIQAAATRALQRGTKLEQVLEMLQATTPSLRSPIILFTYYNPILYRGVDKFLEQIAAAGVSGLVVPDLPLEEAAGLLKPASEMGIDLTLLVAPTSSAQRIEAIARSSQGFIYLVSVTGVTGMRTQMESRVSDLLQQVRSFTDKPIGVGFGISEAAQARQVKEWGADAAIVGSAFVNRLAEGTPEQGLKAIAEFCQSLKDAIKTTDSSTNA
- a CDS encoding DUF3007 family protein gives rise to the protein MRRIDAIGIGLGVFIAGGLGYVGLQLVGLDGQQAGIWSQVLLVSGLLGWLASYIFRAVGNKMTYHEQREQYEQAFLQQRLDELTPEELAKIQAEIAQESQSQV
- the ndhL gene encoding NAD(P)H-quinone oxidoreductase subunit L, whose protein sequence is MIVALLYLALAGAYLLAIPVAVMLYLKQRWYVASSIERTVMYFMVFFFLPGLLVLSPFVNLRPRPRQIEV
- a CDS encoding lysylphosphatidylglycerol synthase domain-containing protein, producing the protein MKQFLRWLILGGTLFFLGKALKDNWSQVLAIQIDAIGWAILSIATGVTLLAHIWGGWIWTWILNELNQSVPCSEFIQVYLKTNMAKYLPGNVWHYYGRIVAAKNANIPAGAATLSVLLEPLLMVAAALIMIVIFGSQFAATYTTLSLQILQFLSLAVVLCAVHPRFLNPAIRFVYKLKVKRSAVNTQPSIPFKVKRYPLRPLLGELGFLILRGTGFILTVFALTPLNFSQLPLLLGAFSFAWLLGLVVPGAPGGLGVFEVTAIALLQHRFPSAVIISAIASYRLISIIAETAGAALASLDERLGKVI